Part of the Ruegeria sp. TM1040 genome, CGATCATCCTGGATGCGCCCCATGTCGACCGTGGCAAATCCAAACTGCTGCATCAGCGCCAACAGCATCGGACGGTTGGCGTCATAAATTTGCCCGTCTCGCGCGGCCTGCCCCGGCTCGACCAGTTCATCGCCGGTGGAAATCACCGCGACTCTCAGGCGCTGGCGCACCACCAGACTGTTAAGCCCCGTTGCAGATGTCAGCGCGAGATCCGCAGGCGTCAGGACGCGCCCCCTGCGCAATATCACCTCGCCAGCGTTCACATCTTCGCCCGCTTTGCGCGTATTGGCCCCCTGCTTGAGCGGTCCGTTGAAGGCGATCGACTGACCATCGGTGCGAACGTCTTCTTCCAACACGACGGTATCAACACCTTCGGGGAGTGCCGCACCCGTTAGAATTCGGAGGGCATGCCCTTGAGGCACAGTTCCTCCATAGGGCACCCCGGCTGCGGCGCGCCCCTCCTGAAGGGGTAGCACCTGCGCCCCCTCCGGGCGTCCACCCGAAAATCCATACCCATCAACCGCCGTGTTGGGTTGCGGTGGGTTGGACCTGAGCGCCACGGCATCCTCGGCCAGCACCCGACCAAGCGCCTCGGAGAGCGACACGGTGTCCGCCGACGTCACCGGCCCAAGGCGCTCTTGCAGCAGGGCAAGAGCCTGATCCACCGGGGTCCAATCCACCCCTTGCGGCAAGGCAAAACAGTCATTGCTGAGGGGCGGCGGGGTCAGGGTCATCGATCAGGCTCCACAGCGAAAATCCAGCCCTCTTCCAATGCAATGGGGGCAGTCACGGTCAGATAACGGTTCAGGTCTGCCACAGGCAGCCCCGCAAGGTCCAGAGCAACAGAATGTACCTGCCATGCGTCTTTGATCCACCCGTCTGGACAGGCACCAACCGTGAGTGATGGCCAGATCTCTAACAGCGCGACCGGGGTCTCCAGAGGCTCGAAGGGCCAGACGGAGACATGGGGGGCAAATTCACGCCGCAACCGCTGCAGGACCGGCAAGCCCATCATGACCTGCCCTCCGACCGAGCCCGCACCGGACATCTGCCAGCAGGTAAAGCTGCCCTTGGCGCGGTATTCCACCTGTCTGCGCTCCGCAAAGGGGTTGTGATACTGTGTTTTGCGGCGCGGCAGACCGGCGATATCGCGTTTCAGGCCATTGCCCCAAAAGGGTCCCTCGCCCTGCCCTCCGGGCTGAAGACGCAGATTGATGTCGCCCGCGAGATCAAATCGGTTGTTGAGCTTTGGCGCATCCTCGATCCGGTCTGCAAACCACTGCCACAGTACAAGTGGATCTGCCTCCCCCGTGAGCGCCGCGGCAAAACCCTGCGGGTAGCCAAAGGGGAAATCGAACCCTATTGCCAGGCGCCTTCCAGCGCGTAGCTCGCTATCAACGAGGTCCTTGAGCCAGTCCGAGGCCAGTTGCCTGTTGCGCAGATAGACCGGCGCCTGTGCTTCTCCGGCGCGGACCACACAGGCCCAGATCGCATCCCGGCGCGGTGTGGGCCCTGTATCGTTGCCGCCGGACCAATCGAGCATTGCAAAACTGTCAAACGCAGTCAGAGCCCCAGCTCCTTTGCGATGAAATCAGCAATCTCAGGTGTGGCGTCGAGATCAAAAACCGGACGGTCCAGATCGAGCGGCGTATCAGAGGCAATAGCGCGGATGGTTGGGTCGTCGGGCGCAATCAGCGCAGTCCCCGCCTCGGCGCGGTGGGCTTCGATCTTGGGGTGGGGTTCGCGCTTGTAGCCTTCTACCAGGATCAGATCGACCGGGCGCATTCTGGCCAGAAGTGCAGTCAGGGAGGGCTCATCAGCGCCGCGCAACTCCTGCATGATGGCCACCCGGTTCGGAGAGGCCAGAACCACTTCGGACGCACCAGCCGCGCGGTGACGGTAACTGTCGGTCGCTGGCTGGTCCACATCCGTGCTGTGATGGGCGTGCTTCAGGGTCGACACCGTGAGACCCCGCGCGGTGAACTCGGCGACCAGCCGCTCCATCAGACCTGTCTTGCCGTTGTTCTTCCAGCCGGTGACACCGTATATTTTCATCACAGCAATGCCTCCGCTCGCGCCAGGTCTTCGGGTGTATTGACGTTGAAAAACGGATCAAACGGCTCCGCGTCAAAGAGCGCCTCGCGCCCGTCGTGCCGATCGGTCCACAAGACCACCTTGCGCAGCCCATCCTGCAGGGCCGCGCGCAGATCGTCGCGCAGGGCCACGGGCCAAAGCCCGAAGGTCGGATGCCGGTTCACGCGCCCCTTGCCCCCCGATTTGAGGATTTCATCGCCACTCTTGGGGGTGGTGGCCAGAACCAGCGGAGTGTCCTGTCCGTCTGCGGCTGCAACCAGTTGCTCCACCAGATCAGTCGGGAAAAACGGCGTGTCAGCCGCCACCGTGACAATGGTATCTGCGCCTTGCTCTGCCGCCCAATCGAGCCCCGCAAGGACACCGGCAAGCGGCCCGGCAAAGCCGTCGATACTGTCCGGAATAACCGGCAGCCCAAAATCGTCAAACCGCGCCCCGTCACCATTGACGTTGAGCGCCATCTGACGCACTTGCGGTGACAACCGGTCGATGACTCGCGCCATCAAGCTCTGACCGCCAAGGGACAAAAGCCCCTTGTCACCACCCCCCATCCGGGTGGCGAGACCACCGGCAAGGATCACTCCGAGGGGTTGGATCATGTCACATTCTCCGTCCAAGGGGCAGGCCACAACACCAAGAGAGCCGCCACTGTGACGCCTATACTCAACCATAAGAGTGCCCACGTAAAAAAGAAGCCAAACAGCACCACGGCGAGCGCCTGCATCAAATAGATCGAAAGCACCAAGCACCGATAGGACTGTAAGGCCGACAATGCCTCTTGCGAGTGTACGAGCTGTGGTGGCGCCCCCCAAAGCGTAAGCCGCCAAAACAATCTGCGATGCGAATAGTCTTTGCGAACACCCAGTGTCGGCACAATGGGGTTTTCAATTCGCCACCCCAAGGTGGTGCGGTGCTGCCAAGGGGTCGTCTCCATCGCGCTAAAATACCGCCCCAAAGTCGAAGTCATTTTCCAGAAGAACGCAAGCGCAGAGAAGCCGGCCACTATCCACGCCATAAAACCAAAAACGCCCCATATCCCAAAATCACGTTCCATGGCTCAACTCCCTCCACTTGCCTCGCGTCCAGAGCGGCACCGCCGCGACGCGCGCCGTAGGGCCTCGATGGCCCCGAGGCGCGCTGCCTCCGCCGTGTCAATCCGCGCTCTTGCGGCGGTGCTTCCTGTCTTCCTCTGGCATCGCCGCAGGGTCCACATCGCGAACCAGTCGCTCTTCGCCGGCCAGACAGACAAACCGCTGCCCGCGCATGCGGCCGATCAGAGTCAGCCCCACCTGCCGCGCGATTTCCACGCCCCATGCCGTGAAGCCCGAGCGCGAGGCCAGCACCGGGATGCCCATCATCGCGGTCTTGATCACCATCTCTGAGGTCAGCCGCCCGGTGGTATAAAGGATCTTGTCCGAGGCCGCCGCCCCTTCGGACAGCATCCAGCCTGCAATCTTGTCCACCGCATTGTGACGCCCCACGTCTTCCATATAGACCAGCGGGCGGTCCTCCTGACAGAGCACGGTGCCATGGATCGCACCTGCCTCCAGATAGAGCGAGGGCGTGCGGTTGATCTCATGCGCGAGCTTATAGAGCCAGGATGTCTTCACCGGGGTTTGAGGCAGGTTCACCCCCTCAAGACCCGCCATCATATCCCCAAACACGGTGCCGACCGCGCAGCCGGACGTTCGGGTCTTTTTCTGGAGCTTTTCTTCATGCGAGGTCTCCACTTCGGTGCGCACCACCACGGTCTCGACCTCTTCGTCATAGTCAACCCGAGTGACCACGTCGTCAGCGCTCAGCATGCCCTGATTCTTGAGGAATCCCAGCGCCAGATACTCCGGATAATCGCCGATGGTCATCGCAGTGACGATCTCCTGGCGGTTCAGATAGATCGTCAGAGGGCGCTCCTCTACCACCGAGATCTCGGTTTCGTGACCGAGGTGATCCATCCCCGTGACTTTGCGCGTGAGATGCGGGTTGCCGGGGTCCGGCGCAATCCGGTATTCAGTTGACACGTTAAGCTTTGACACTTGCCAAGATCCTTCCACCCGCCTCGTTCTATGCGAGGTAACCTAAGGCCCCGCCATGACAATCTCCACCGCGAAATCCGCATTCTGGAAAGGGGTCCGCGACAGCGCGCCCTTTGTTCTGGTTACCGGGCCCTTTGGATTGCTGTTTGGCGTGCTTGCAGCCGAAGCGGGTCTCAATGTGGTCGAGGCCCTCTCATTCTCGCTTGCCGTCTTTGCGGGCTCGGCTCAGTTCACGGCGCTGCAACTGATGCAGGAACACACCCCTACGCTCATCGTGCTGATCTCTGCCCTTGCGGTCAATTTGCGGGTTGCGATGTATTCGGCCTCGCTCACGCCCTACCTTGGCGATGCCCCCCTGTGGCAGCGTGCTTTCGCCGCATATTTGACTGTCGATCAGGCCTATGCGCTGTCCATGATCGAGTTTGAGCGCCGCAGCGATTGGGGCACACCGGAGCGCATGGCCTATTTCTTTGGCACCAATGGTTTGGTGGCTCCGGCGTGGATGGCGGCGACCATCACCGGTGCCCTTGTTGGCGCGTCGATCCCGGACAGTCTGGGACTGGACTTTGTCTTGCCCATTGCCTTTCTGGCGATGATCGGGCCCATGCTGCGGACGCCGGCGCATGTGATTGCCTGCTTCACGGCCTGCGCCGTGTCGCTGCCTGCGACCCTT contains:
- the glp gene encoding molybdopterin-binding protein; this encodes MTLTPPPLSNDCFALPQGVDWTPVDQALALLQERLGPVTSADTVSLSEALGRVLAEDAVALRSNPPQPNTAVDGYGFSGGRPEGAQVLPLQEGRAAAGVPYGGTVPQGHALRILTGAALPEGVDTVVLEEDVRTDGQSIAFNGPLKQGANTRKAGEDVNAGEVILRRGRVLTPADLALTSATGLNSLVVRQRLRVAVISTGDELVEPGQAARDGQIYDANRPMLLALMQQFGFATVDMGRIQDDRAALAAALDQAAAQADVILTSGGASAGDEDHVSALLRESGAMQEWRIALKPGRPLALGMWQGTPVFGLPGNPVAALVCTLVFARPAMGLLAGAGWSEPQGFEVPAAFSKRKKPGRREYLRARMRSGCAEVFKSEGSGRISGLSWAEGLVELPDGAMDVAPGDPVRFIPFASFGMS
- the mobB gene encoding molybdopterin-guanine dinucleotide biosynthesis protein B — encoded protein: MKIYGVTGWKNNGKTGLMERLVAEFTARGLTVSTLKHAHHSTDVDQPATDSYRHRAAGASEVVLASPNRVAIMQELRGADEPSLTALLARMRPVDLILVEGYKREPHPKIEAHRAEAGTALIAPDDPTIRAIASDTPLDLDRPVFDLDATPEIADFIAKELGL
- the mobA gene encoding molybdenum cofactor guanylyltransferase MobA — encoded protein: MIQPLGVILAGGLATRMGGGDKGLLSLGGQSLMARVIDRLSPQVRQMALNVNGDGARFDDFGLPVIPDSIDGFAGPLAGVLAGLDWAAEQGADTIVTVAADTPFFPTDLVEQLVAAADGQDTPLVLATTPKSGDEILKSGGKGRVNRHPTFGLWPVALRDDLRAALQDGLRKVVLWTDRHDGREALFDAEPFDPFFNVNTPEDLARAEALL
- a CDS encoding formate dehydrogenase accessory sulfurtransferase FdhD, whose translation is MSKLNVSTEYRIAPDPGNPHLTRKVTGMDHLGHETEISVVEERPLTIYLNRQEIVTAMTIGDYPEYLALGFLKNQGMLSADDVVTRVDYDEEVETVVVRTEVETSHEEKLQKKTRTSGCAVGTVFGDMMAGLEGVNLPQTPVKTSWLYKLAHEINRTPSLYLEAGAIHGTVLCQEDRPLVYMEDVGRHNAVDKIAGWMLSEGAAASDKILYTTGRLTSEMVIKTAMMGIPVLASRSGFTAWGVEIARQVGLTLIGRMRGQRFVCLAGEERLVRDVDPAAMPEEDRKHRRKSAD
- a CDS encoding AzlC family ABC transporter permease, with translation MTISTAKSAFWKGVRDSAPFVLVTGPFGLLFGVLAAEAGLNVVEALSFSLAVFAGSAQFTALQLMQEHTPTLIVLISALAVNLRVAMYSASLTPYLGDAPLWQRAFAAYLTVDQAYALSMIEFERRSDWGTPERMAYFFGTNGLVAPAWMAATITGALVGASIPDSLGLDFVLPIAFLAMIGPMLRTPAHVIACFTACAVSLPATLMPYNLGLIVAGIAGMMAGAQAEVWFERKNTAAEAKQ